The Eschrichtius robustus isolate mEscRob2 chromosome 16, mEscRob2.pri, whole genome shotgun sequence DNA segment ATGCCCCCCGCCCCAGATCGACCGGCCCCGGGGACCGAGGTTGGGCTACTCTATCCCCTCCCGCTCGGGTGCATCTGGGCTGGACAAGAGAGACTACGTGTGAGGTGTATGTCCATGGAAGCTTGCTGCTTAGAACCTTGACCTTGTGCTGGATGCCCTGCCCTAACCCTTGCCTTCTACTGTCAATCCCTCCCCCAGGTGAAACCCACTTTCCAGATGCTGGAGCCCAGCCCGGCTGCAGGGCTAGTCTCAGTGGGCCTGACTGAGTCTAGACCCTCCTCAGTGGGGTCCCCACCTCCATACAGGCAGGGTGCCCTGGCCTGCCCCTGCTTCCCCcaattttctctcttctgctctcttcttcttcaggctggccctcctcttcctctgagccctcccctgcccccagaacCTGGGCCTCACCCAAAGGGCAGTAGCTCCTTATGCCCTCCCTGGCCTGGAGTTGGTCCCTTCCGACCTGGCCACTACCAGCATCCAGAGGCCCAGGACAGGTCTTCTGGGAGCAGCCACTCTCCTCCAGGCCCAGAGGCCCTGCCCATCAtctcccccctcacccccacctttGAGTAGGGAATAAATAGACCATTTGTAACTCGGCTCCTTTGATCTGTGGTTGGGCCGGGAAGACCTGATGGCCTCTCCTGGGTTTGTCAGGCCAAGGCCTGCTCCAGGTCCTGCCCAGTGGGTAACCTCACTCAGGCCACGCAAGGCACGGGGGCAACACGGGAGGTGAGTGACCTGTGCCCACCTCCTCCTGCCAGGCTGGCACTCAGCAGACCCCCAGCAACACCAAAGGCAAGTAACCAAACAAAACGTGCTTTATTTAGTAAAAACTGGTGAGTGTGAGCAGGACATGGCATAAGTGCAcaggggctggggatgggagGGTCAGGGGTCAGCACAGGGGGGACATGACTCAGGATGGAGGAGCCAGAGGTCAGAAGACTCGGAGGTGGGTGGGTCTTTGGTGACTTATCACCTGCTCCTCTAGAGGCTACATGTGGCTCAAAAGCCCCTGGGGGTTCCAGAGGCCTGACCAGCAAGGGAAGGCTTGTCCCTGCAGGCCTAGGGAGGCCCTACCCACAACATCAGCAGGAACTCTCGAGGACAGGATGAAAGCACCTGGACAGCAAGCACCCTTCACATGGGGCCCAAAGCTCCAGGTTGGTCTCTAAGATGGGGGTGTCTAGGGTGGAGAAAGATCCAGAAACTCTGAAGCATCACCTCTTTGGCTCCATCATTCAAAGGTGAGGAACGCCAGTAGCAGAGCCCAGGTGGGTTATCAAATGGATTAACCACCGCCCCCCccaataaaaagcaaaaacaacaccAAAGCTGTCATGGATCACCACTGCCATGGCTCCAGGTCAGAGGGTTAGGCTCCACTATCAAGGGAGCCCCCGCTCCCCTTCCCAAGTTACACGTAATTCTTAGTGGGGTACTCAGAGGGACCCCGAGAGGCAGTATGCGGGGCTGATGCCGAGTATCGGGCCATATAATGGCTGGAGCCCCGGGACCCCCCAGAGGGGCAGGTGCAGCACAGTAGCCCCCCACCCAGCAACAAAAGGCCAGAAGCTGCCCAGCCCAGGTAGAGGGAGGCTCCCAGCTCCCGCTTTTGGGCCTCGGCCACCAGGGGGTTGTAGAAGTCCTGGATGATGGTGTGGGCCGTCCAGCACACGGGGATCAGGGTCAGGACTCCTGAGATGACAAAGATGATCCCAGAGATGAGCACCAGACGGGCCTTGGAGTCCTTGTCCTCCACACAGGTGGTGCACTTGGCCCCTGCGAGGTAGACCAGCAGGCCGAGCAGGACCACTAGGAGAGTGATGACACAGAGGGCTCGGGCAGCCTGCAGGTCCTGGGGCAGCGCCAGCAGCGAGTCGTACACCTTGCACTGCATCTGGCCGGTGCTCTGCACCACGCAGGACATCCACAGCCCCTCCCACACCACCTGGGCCACCACAATGCTGTTGCCGATGAAGGCAGTCACCTTCCACAGGGGCAGGGCGCAGGACACCAGGGCATTCACCCAGCCAAGCAGCGTCAGGACGATCCCCAGGATCTGCAGACCAGTGGAGGCCATGGCGAGGTTGAGGTTGAGGAGCTGCACTGTGGGACAGAAACAGAGTAACGTTAAGATCAGCTGGCCCAGCCCCTGGTTCCCAATGAATGCTAACCCCCATGCCACATGCCATGGCCACCAAACAGGACACCAAGAGTATGAACCCTGGGAATCAGGACACCGTGCCCTGTAACATGGGCAAGGCATGctccctgagcctcattttctcatGGGCAAAATGAGCATTTAAtgctttagtatttttttttccccagacagGCACTGGTTTATAAGAGTGAAAAAGTAAGCAACCCAGTCCTAGTTGTTTTGAGTGCAAATGAA contains these protein-coding regions:
- the CLDN6 gene encoding claudin-6, translated to MASTGLQILGIVLTLLGWVNALVSCALPLWKVTAFIGNSIVVAQVVWEGLWMSCVVQSTGQMQCKVYDSLLALPQDLQAARALCVITLLVVLLGLLVYLAGAKCTTCVEDKDSKARLVLISGIIFVISGVLTLIPVCWTAHTIIQDFYNPLVAEAQKRELGASLYLGWAASGLLLLGGGLLCCTCPSGGSRGSSHYMARYSASAPHTASRGPSEYPTKNYV